The Drosophila mauritiana strain mau12 chromosome 2R, ASM438214v1, whole genome shotgun sequence genome has a segment encoding these proteins:
- the LOC117137608 gene encoding biogenesis of lysosome-related organelles complex 1 subunit 1, with protein MLTSMVKEHHKEQTKRKQEQEVRRKEAIEASNELTQSLVDTLNVGVAQAYLNQKRLDAEAKQLHLGATNFAKQTHQWLQLIDQFSTALKDLGDVENWARSIEGDMHTINQTLELAYKASRATQTSSGAGTALEASTSASASANPSAT; from the exons ATGTTAACTTCCATGGTAAAGGAGCATCACAAGGAGCAGACGAAGCGAAAACAGGAGCAGG AGGTGCGTCGAAAGGAGGCAATAGAAGCGTCCAATGAGCTCACTCAGTCTCTGGTGGACACCctaaatgtgggcgtggctcaGGCCTACCTGAACCAGAAGCGCCTGGACGCCGAGGCCAAGCAACTACACTTGGGCGCCACCAATTTCGCCAAGCAGACCCACCAATGGCTGCAACTCATCGACCAATTCAGCACTGCCCTAAAGGATCTCGGAGACGTGGAGAACTGGGCACGCAGCATAGAGGGTGACATGCATACTATTAACCAGACCCTAGAGCTGGCATACAAAGCCTCTCGAGCGACACAGACATCGAGCGGAGCTGGAACAGCCCTCGAGGCCTCAACTTCAGCGTCGGCAAGTGCAAATCCCAGTGCTACTTGA